AAGCCATGCGCGCCGAGTGGGGCCTGGAGGCGTGGGGCGACTTCTGGGTCCTGACCACCCTGGCCCGCGACGGGGCCTTTATGAGCTGCGTGGAGGGAGGGGACACGCGGGGGGCGTGGCGGGCGGCGAGGGCGGTGGGGCTGGCGCACCCCACGGTGCTGGAGCTGGGCTGAGCCCCCTTACACTGTCCCGCGTGACCGCCTCCCCCTCCCTCCCCCGCGCCGAATTTCACGCCGCCGCCGAGCGCTTCGGCACGCCCCTGTACGTGTACGACGCGGCGGAGCTGGACGCGGCCCTCGCCCGGGTGCGCGCGGCGTTCGGGGAAGCGCGGGTCTTCTACGCGCTGAAGGCGAATCCCAACCTCACCCTGATTGCCCGGCTGCGCGCGGCGGGGGTGGGCTTCGAGTGCGTGAGCGCCGGGGAGATCGCGCGGGCCGAGCACGTCGGCGCGGAGGGCGGGAGCATCCTCGTGAACGGACCCGCCAAGTCGCGCGAGGAATACGAGGCGGGCGCGCGGCTCGGGGCCACCTTCATCGTGGACCGCGAGGAGGAGGCCCGGCTCCTGCCCCCCGGCTCGCGGGCCCTGGTGCGGGTGAATCCGGCCCTCAGCGTCAGCACGCACGACCACCTCGCCACGGGGGCGGCGGGGAGCAAGTTCGGGGTGACGCCGGAGCAGGCTCCCGGGGTGCTGCGGGCGCTGCGGGAGGCCGGACACACGGCCCTGGGGCTGCACGTCCACATCGGCAGCGCGATCCGTCTTGCTACGGACTTTGGGGCCGCCTTCGCCCGCCTCGCCGGGTTGCGGGCGCACACGGGCGAGCTGGAGGTGCTCGACGTGGGCGGCGGCTGGGGGCTCGGCGCCGACCTGCCCGGCATCGCCCGCGAGGCGCGGGAGGCCGCGGGCGCGTTCGGGGCGGAGGTGTGGGTCGAGCCGGGCCGTTACCTCGTCGCGCGGGCGGGCACGCTGCTCACCCGGGTGGTGGGCACGAAGCGCACCGGGCGCAATTTCCTCCTCACCGACGCGGGCATGACCGAGCTGCTGCGGCCCATGCTGTACGGGGCGGTTCACCCGCTCACGCCCCTCTGGGACGGCGGCGCGGAGGAGACCTGGGATGTGGCCGGACCTGCCTGCGAGAGCGGCGACCTGCTCGCGCGGGACGTGACGCTGCCCCTGCCGCACCCCGGCGACCTCCTCGCCGTCGGGGACGCAGGGGCCTACGGGGCGGCGATGAGCGGCACCTACCTCACCCGGCCCAGGCCCGCCGAGGCGCTGTGGGAGGGGGGCGAGTGGCGGCTGATCCGCCGCCGGGAGACGCCGCAGGAGGTGTGGGCGGCGGAGGTTTGACCGGGCGGCACCACGTGGCCGTCCTACCGGGTCTCGGTCCTCAGCTCCCCGACCCGCCCGAACCTCACGTTTCCGGGCGGGCGGATCACGTCCGGTCGGCGTTTCCAGCCCCGGCCGTTCCCGCTGCCAGCACGTCCGGAACTCGCCTTGTCCCCCCGCGCGAGGAGGGCAGCAGCAGGACGCCCCTGCCCACCCACTTCACGATGACCACCTGACCCGCGAACGGGGGGCCCTGGGCAGGCGAACCGCCTGAGTGCGGCCGCCGCGCAACAGCCCCGGATGGGGTCACAGCTCCTCCTGTCCCGGGGGGTCCAGACGGTCCTTCCTCCCGGGACCTTTGCCCCACCTGGGCTATCATGCCCCCGTGACCCTGCCGCCCTCTTTGCCCCTCTCCCCCACGCCCGACACGACCCGCGCCCGCATCCTGACCGAGGCGGCACGGCTCTTTGTCGCCAGCGGTTATCACGGGGTGAGCATGCGGGAGGTGGCGGCGGCGGTGGGCGTGACCAAGCCCGCGCTCTACCACCACTACGCGGACAAGGAGGCCCTCTTCCTGGCGATGCTGAACGGCACGCTGGCGGGCCTCGCGCGGCTGGTGACCCACGCGGAGGGCCAGCCCGGCATCCGCAGGCAACTGGAGGTGCTCGTGGGCGACCTGCTGGCCTCGGCCCCCGAGCAGCGGCTGGGCCTGCAACTCGCGGGAGAACTGCGGCACGTCTCGCCCGAGCGCCGCGCCGCCTTCGAGGGCGAGTACCGCCGGGTGTGGATGGGCGGCCTGACCCGCCTGATCGAGGGGGCCGCCGCGCGCGGAGAGCTGCGCGCCGACCTGCCCCCCGCCGTGCTGACGCGGGCGCTGCTCGCGCTGCTCTACCCC
This Deinococcus aestuarii DNA region includes the following protein-coding sequences:
- the lysA gene encoding diaminopimelate decarboxylase; this translates as MTASPSLPRAEFHAAAERFGTPLYVYDAAELDAALARVRAAFGEARVFYALKANPNLTLIARLRAAGVGFECVSAGEIARAEHVGAEGGSILVNGPAKSREEYEAGARLGATFIVDREEEARLLPPGSRALVRVNPALSVSTHDHLATGAAGSKFGVTPEQAPGVLRALREAGHTALGLHVHIGSAIRLATDFGAAFARLAGLRAHTGELEVLDVGGGWGLGADLPGIAREAREAAGAFGAEVWVEPGRYLVARAGTLLTRVVGTKRTGRNFLLTDAGMTELLRPMLYGAVHPLTPLWDGGAEETWDVAGPACESGDLLARDVTLPLPHPGDLLAVGDAGAYGAAMSGTYLTRPRPAEALWEGGEWRLIRRRETPQEVWAAEV
- a CDS encoding TetR/AcrR family transcriptional regulator, with the translated sequence MTLPPSLPLSPTPDTTRARILTEAARLFVASGYHGVSMREVAAAVGVTKPALYHHYADKEALFLAMLNGTLAGLARLVTHAEGQPGIRRQLEVLVGDLLASAPEQRLGLQLAGELRHVSPERRAAFEGEYRRVWMGGLTRLIEGAAARGELRADLPPAVLTRALLALLYPLVTGAPPADPQGTARALLGVYLDGAAAR